A window of Citrus sinensis cultivar Valencia sweet orange chromosome 7, DVS_A1.0, whole genome shotgun sequence contains these coding sequences:
- the LOC102620017 gene encoding triacylglycerol lipase OBL1 isoform X2: MASTSNVDDFDSRYLIVNPENGGMVDLLKYLLLGDISSGVKFLEAEAVLVVEEAADHRWVIAVSIIARKIIGFLAKPMEYTGFVVDFTLNLLSQNGNIFGLLYSLLHGKVVIPQRGTETFLSTIGQLDGRIDLYKGQYLTEQLRYSDVGQSGIEMELVNRILMDLCIMASKLAYENAEVVRNVVVDHWKMHFVDFYNCWNGKMELTAYYAVKNKLKSLLEEHKKAKFVVTGHSLGGALAILFPTVLVLHDEMEIMHSLLGVYTFGQPRIGNERIGRFMKAHLESPVQKYFRVVYCNDMVPRLPYDDKTFSYKHFGVCLFYNSCYIEQKVDEEPNKNFFGLRYLIPVYLNALWELIRSLTMGYTHGPQYEEGWFSIFARILGLAFPGISAHCPTDYVNSVRLGKERTIQMSSF; this comes from the exons ATGGCTAGTACCAGTAACgttgatgattttgattcaAGGTATTTGATAGTGAACCCGGAGAATGGTGGGATGGTGGACTTATTGAAGTACTTGTTGCTGGGGGACATAAGTAGTGGTGTCAAGTTTTTGGAAGCAGAAGCAGTGCTGGTCGTTGAAGAAGCTGCTGATCATAGATGGGTTATTGCTGTTTCAATAATTGCACGTAAGATTATTGGCTTTTTGGCTAAGCCTATGGAGTACACTGGCTTTGTTGTGGATTTCACTCTCAATCTTCTCTCTCAGAATGGCAACATCTTTGGCTTGCTTTATAGCTTGCTTCATG GCAAGGTGGTGATTCCACAGAGAGGAACGGAAACTTTTTTGAGTACTATTGGGCAACTGGATGGCCGGATAGACTTGTACAAAGGCCAGTACCTAACGGAGCAACTTCGTTATTCTGATGTTGGGCAGAGTGGCATAGAAATGGAGTTGGTAAACAGGATTCTCATGGACCTATGTATCATGGCATCAAAGTTAGCATATGAGAATGCTGAAGTTGTTAGAAATGTAGTAGTTGACCACTGGAAG ATGCATTTCGTGGACTTCTATAACTGTTGGAACG GAAAAATGGAATTGACTGCATACTATGCTGTGAAAAACAAGCTGAAGAGCTTACTTGAGGAGcacaaaaaagcaaaatttgtTGTCACTGGGCATAGCCTAGGTGGAGCCCTTGCTATATTGTTCCCGACAGTGCTGGTGCTGCATGATGAAATGGAGATAATGCATAGTTTGTTGGGCGTGTATACATTTGGACAACCCAGGATTGGGAATGAGCGGATAGGAAGGTTCATGAAAGCACACTTGGAATCTCCTGTACAAAAGTACTTCAGGGTGGTTTACTGCAATGATATGGTGCCTAGGTTGCCCTACGATGACAAAACTTTTTCGTATAAGCATTTCGGGGTTTGCCTCTTCTATAACAGCTGCTACATTGAGCAA AAAGTGGATGAGGAGCcaaacaaaaatttctttgGGTTAAGGTACTTGATTCCAGTATATCTGAATGCTTTATGGGAGTTAATCCGAAGCTTGACAATGGGCTACACCCATGGACCACAGTATGAGGAAGGATGGTTTTCCATCTTTGCCAGGATACTGGGATTGGCATTCCCTGGTATTTCTGCGCATTGCCCCACGGATTATGTCAACTCTGTGAGGCTTGGAAAAGAGCGCACAATTCAGATGTCCTCATTCTGA
- the LOC102620017 gene encoding triacylglycerol lipase OBL1 isoform X1: MASTSNVDDFDSRYLIVNPENGGMVDLLKYLLLGDISSGVKFLEAEAVLVVEEAADHRWVIAVSIIARKIIGFLAKPMEYTGFVVDFTLNLLSQNGNIFGLLYSLLHGKVVIPQRGTETFLSTIGQLDGRIDLYKGQYLTEQLRYSDVGQSGIEMELVNRILMDLCIMASKLAYENAEVVRNVVVDHWKMHFVDFYNCWNDFEKEMSTQVFILTDKPKDATLILISFRGTEPFDADDWCTDFDYSWYEIPKLGKVHMGFLEALGLGNRADTVTFQNHLLGKEAKFRDRSSDSEELPSTDNDCIPPGKMELTAYYAVKNKLKSLLEEHKKAKFVVTGHSLGGALAILFPTVLVLHDEMEIMHSLLGVYTFGQPRIGNERIGRFMKAHLESPVQKYFRVVYCNDMVPRLPYDDKTFSYKHFGVCLFYNSCYIEQKVDEEPNKNFFGLRYLIPVYLNALWELIRSLTMGYTHGPQYEEGWFSIFARILGLAFPGISAHCPTDYVNSVRLGKERTIQMSSF, from the exons ATGGCTAGTACCAGTAACgttgatgattttgattcaAGGTATTTGATAGTGAACCCGGAGAATGGTGGGATGGTGGACTTATTGAAGTACTTGTTGCTGGGGGACATAAGTAGTGGTGTCAAGTTTTTGGAAGCAGAAGCAGTGCTGGTCGTTGAAGAAGCTGCTGATCATAGATGGGTTATTGCTGTTTCAATAATTGCACGTAAGATTATTGGCTTTTTGGCTAAGCCTATGGAGTACACTGGCTTTGTTGTGGATTTCACTCTCAATCTTCTCTCTCAGAATGGCAACATCTTTGGCTTGCTTTATAGCTTGCTTCATG GCAAGGTGGTGATTCCACAGAGAGGAACGGAAACTTTTTTGAGTACTATTGGGCAACTGGATGGCCGGATAGACTTGTACAAAGGCCAGTACCTAACGGAGCAACTTCGTTATTCTGATGTTGGGCAGAGTGGCATAGAAATGGAGTTGGTAAACAGGATTCTCATGGACCTATGTATCATGGCATCAAAGTTAGCATATGAGAATGCTGAAGTTGTTAGAAATGTAGTAGTTGACCACTGGAAG ATGCATTTCGTGGACTTCTATAACTGTTGGAACG ATTTCGAAAAGGAAATGTCCACTCAAGTATTTATACTTACTGACAAGCCCAAAGATGCAACATTGATACTGATCAGCTTCAGGGGCACGGAACCTTTTGATGCTGATGATTGGTGTACTGATTTTGATTACTCTTGGTATGAGATCCCAAAATTGGGAAAAGTTCACATGGGTTTCTTGGAAGCCTTAGGTTTGGGCAACAGAGCTGATACTGTTACCTTCCAAAATCACCTCCTGGGGAAGGAAGCAAAGTTTAGGGATAGGTCTTCTGACTCTGAGGAACTCCCTAGTACTGACAATGATTGCATCCCACCAGGAAAAATGGAATTGACTGCATACTATGCTGTGAAAAACAAGCTGAAGAGCTTACTTGAGGAGcacaaaaaagcaaaatttgtTGTCACTGGGCATAGCCTAGGTGGAGCCCTTGCTATATTGTTCCCGACAGTGCTGGTGCTGCATGATGAAATGGAGATAATGCATAGTTTGTTGGGCGTGTATACATTTGGACAACCCAGGATTGGGAATGAGCGGATAGGAAGGTTCATGAAAGCACACTTGGAATCTCCTGTACAAAAGTACTTCAGGGTGGTTTACTGCAATGATATGGTGCCTAGGTTGCCCTACGATGACAAAACTTTTTCGTATAAGCATTTCGGGGTTTGCCTCTTCTATAACAGCTGCTACATTGAGCAA AAAGTGGATGAGGAGCcaaacaaaaatttctttgGGTTAAGGTACTTGATTCCAGTATATCTGAATGCTTTATGGGAGTTAATCCGAAGCTTGACAATGGGCTACACCCATGGACCACAGTATGAGGAAGGATGGTTTTCCATCTTTGCCAGGATACTGGGATTGGCATTCCCTGGTATTTCTGCGCATTGCCCCACGGATTATGTCAACTCTGTGAGGCTTGGAAAAGAGCGCACAATTCAGATGTCCTCATTCTGA
- the LOC127903755 gene encoding triacylglycerol lipase OBL1-like, producing MHYLRFYNGWNDYLQKCDKAEDANLIVISFRGTELFNADAWSTDFDVSWYDIGQTSGSRHLHVGFLEALGLGSRIERNFNDTIRRTKGNGTDNNSDDQMLMEEYNRYNWEELEQDVPNPNYIALQEVIPKYVDTVRELYRSLTTHYSHGQEYKESWFRTLFRFVGLLIPGLSAHCPTDYINPIRPGKQKRMNNVYDKKLHVNFLIMFCFSS from the exons ATGCATTACTTGAGGTTTTATAATGGCTGGAATG ATTACCTGCAGAAATGTGATAAGGCCGAAGATGCCAATTTGATAGTGATCAGCTTCAGGGGCACAGAACTTTTTAATGCTGATGCTTGGAGTACCGATTTCGACGTCTCTTGGTATGATATCGGCCAGACTTCGGGATCAAGACATTTGCACGTAGGATTCCTAGAAGCCCTGGGTTTGGGCAGCAGAATTGAAAGAAACTTCAATGACACTATCAGAAGAACTAAGGGAAATGGCACCGATAATAATTCTGATGATCAAATGTTAATGGAGGAAT ACAACAGGTACAATTGGGAGGAACTGGAACAAGATGTGCCAAACCCCAACTACATCGCTTTGCAGGAAGTGATTCCTAAGTATGTAGATACCGTTCGGGAGCTGTATCGAAGTTTAACGACGCACTATAGTCATGGACAGGAGTATAAGGAGTCGTGGTTCCGGACATTGTTCAGATTTGTAGGGTTGCTAATCCCTGGTTTGTCTGCACATTGTCCTACGGATTATATCAACCCTATCAGGCCTGGGAAGCAGAAGCGGATGAATAACGTTTACGATAAGAAGCTTCATGTTAATTTCTTGATAATGTTCTGTTTCTCTAGCTAG